The Ignavibacteriales bacterium sequence GATCAACTACAATTTCTTTATGTGCAAAGGAATGCGCACCACCGCAGCATTCAATTTTAAAATTCCAATCAACAGTTTCTGCGCCTGTTGCAGAAATTATTGCCTCCATTGATGACGGTCTTTCGGGGTCATCAAAATGAGTTATTTCAAATGGGCGGACCAGTAAACATCCATAATAACATGCGACCTTAATTCCTTTCAAATCATTTTTTCTTTTCTCAATAATTTTATTCTTACCGATCCGGTCAAACAATTCAACAATATTTATTATTGAAATTCCATTGTTTACACTCTCACCAAGAACTTCGGAGATTTCTTTTTCGAGTTTAGGATTTGTTTCGAGATCATGTTGTGTAACAATCAATCTATTATAGCAAGCGGCGCATGGCGCAACTACTTCCGAAAGTTTTTGATTCTTGGCGATAATTAAATTGCGGGCTGGCAATGCCACCGAGAGAAGATGATTTGTTGCGTGTGCCGATGTTGCACCGCAGCATGACCAATCTTCAAGCTCTTCAAGTTGAACATCAAGAAGAGAAAATACTTTACTCAAAGAAATGCCGTACTCTTTTCCTGTTCCGGATAACGAGCATCCGGGATAATAACCAATTTTCACTCGCTGCCTCTTAATCTATATTATCAAATATCTTTTTTATTCCCTTTTTGTCTTTCACATTGTGAGGGAATAGACTGATTTTCCCTTTGATAAACATTTCGGGGGCAACATCAACATCCTGCATAAAATTTTGCGTTGTCAATTTGTAATCACGCGCCAAACCAAACTCAAACATCTTACCATGATTTTTAATCTGGTTCAAAAACACTTTATGAAATTTAACCGTGTCCTTCTCGCCAATTTCAATTCCCTCTTTTAATGCAATTTGCCTCATAGCATCCATAAATTTAGCGAGATCAAAATTTTGAGGGCAGCGTGAACTGCATGTTAGACATCCGGCACAAAGCCAATAAGTTGATGACTTCAATGCTTCTTCATCAAATCCAAGTTGAACTAATCTTAAAACATGATTGGGCGATTCACGCATGTAGTCTCTAACCGGACATCCGGCAGAACATTTTCCGCATTGATAACAAATCATTGGTGACTGAGAGGTGAGTTCTTTTACTTTTTCTGAAAGAGTTTTGGTATTACTGTTAGCATGATCCATAACCATTCCCATTGCAAAGGAAAAATAGAAGTAACCAAATAATTCAAAATTTTTGAATTGTACTGTTTGATTATATTGGAGTAACTTCTATGCCAAAGGAATGTGCGTTATTTAGTTGAATTCCCAAATCGCGATCAATTATTTCTCGGTTATTGGAGAGTGGTTTTTAGATATGAGAAAAACCGCTTTTTATTTAAAGTCACCGATCAATTTTTTAAAAGCAAATTAAGAACTTTATCTCATTATATACGTTCTACAACCACTGCAGTTCCGTAACACAAAACTTCCGTAACGCCGCCCATAACCTCCGTTGCATCGTAACGGACACCAAGAAGAGCATTAGCGCCAATTGCCTGTCCGTGCTGAACCATTAATTCAAAAGCATCAGAGCGCGTTTTTTCGCAGAGCTCTGTGAATAGCGTTATGTTGCCTCCAAAAATTGTTTGCAATCCGGCGCCTATCGTTCCAATTACAGAACGCGAGCGTACGACAATTCCTTTAACAACACCAAGTTGTTTTACAATTCTGTATCCGTCAAGTGTGAATGTTGTTGTGATAAGAGAATGATCCATTTTGAGCTCCCGATTTATATGTTATTTAAAAGAAAATTAATTTTTTGAATTGTTAACGGCGCAGAGCCCTCATAATGATTATTCACGTTCAAATAAACATCCACATTCCGTTCCAGAAGTTCTTGAACCATCAGGACAACCTGTTCAAGCTCTTTATCTTTCGGATCAAGAATTTTATTCCATTCTCCGCCCGAGCGGTTTTCAATTCCATGACGGTCTGTTCCGTGCAACCGGATAATTACATAATCTTTTATATAATCTTTGTATCGTTTGTAAATATCAAATATCGACGGCATGAAATACCCTTGCAGAAAAACATGCCCCAGTTTATGTTCCCTTATAAAACGGAAATAGTCTTCGTTAAGATAGTCGGGATTTCTGATCTCAATCGAAAAATCAAATCCTTCCGGAAGCTGCTTAACAAACTCACGCATTAAACCTTGGAATTCGAATTGCGATTTCATTTTATCTTTGTTCAAGTACTCGAACTGAAACATCAACGGTCCAAGATTATCTTTCATCGGCTTGATGATATTTATAAATTCAGAAAGGAGATCATGCGAAAGAAAATGAGGATTAGGAATCAGAGAATCAGATTTTTCGGCTTTGTAAAGGTGGGTTAACGAAATACTATTCGGAATTTTGATTGTGAATATAAAATCATTCGGTACAGAGATTCTGTATGCCTTAACAACGTCATGTTTTGGAAGTGTAACCTTATTAATTCCGTGCAAAGACCAAAACCATTGATCAATTTCAACTGTGTTGAAATGCTGTGAATATTCTTTGAGATAGTTGATTTTAGGCTCGTGTGAGTAAACTATTCCGCGCCATGAATCGTATTTCCAACTGCATGTTCCAATTTTTAATCGGGACATTTTTTCTTTCTAAGTTTATTTAATGAATCACAACAAAAACAATTCGAGAAGGATCTACTTAAAAATATACGGCAGATACTTTCACGATCAGTAATTAGCGCTTTGCAGCCACTTCTTAAGAGAATTTTTTTGAGTTATTTCCAGAGACGCACCCGGATGTAAATAAACATACTTACTCAAAGGCATTTCATCTTGGCTTATCTCTTCCCAAATTTTCTTTTTTAGCTCTTCTCGTTTATCACTTAAGAGAGTTCCCCATTCAGAAAAATTTAAATGTTTCCTCCCGTCGTTCACATCATCTATAATCATCCAGGAAATTGGCGCGACCTTGCTGTACCACGGCCACTTGGTTTGATTTGAATGACAGTCATAACAAGATGTTCTAAAAATAGTTTTTATTTCCATTGGAGCTTCAAGATCTGCTTTCACCGGAGGATTAGTGCGGTCAACTTCTATATATTGAATTCCAATGAATGCGAGAACAAGTACCACAAACACTGTTCTGAATATCATTCGTCTCATATATCTTTCCTGAATTAATTAGTTTAATATAAAAAAGAATAGTCAGAAATAAATTGATAAAGTTTATGAAATGACTTCGATCACTTCTTTGCAAAATTTAATTAAGAAATTCATTGCGGCTTCCGGTGAATTAAATTTGTTATTCATCTCCAGTTTTAGAACTTCTTTCACCTGAACAAATTTAATCTCTTTTGAGTAATTCGAATTGATGTATGTCAACAACGGCACAAATCTGTTCTGATAGAAATTTTCTCTTTCATTTTTAGGAAGAATAATAATGATCCGGTTGTACTGAACAATAATCCGTTCAAGGAGAGCAAAGGATGCATAGAATCTTAAAGTCGCCGCAAGTATTAGCCGTTCAATGTTGGGAGGAAGCTTGCCGAAGCGGTCAATCATTTCTTCTTTGATTTCGTCAAGCTCTTCAATTTTTATCATTGAGAAGAGTGCAGTGTAAAAACTTAACCGGTCTGCTTGATCCGGCATAAATAATTTTGGAATTCCAATTTCGAAGAATGTATCAATTGTGGGTTCGGAACGCTCCACCTGACGCGGCAAATCTTTAAAGACCTCCTTAAACTCGTCCTGTTTCAATTCTTCAACTGCTTCATCAAGAAGTTTGAGGTACATATCGAACCCGATTGAATCAATGAATCCGCTTTGTTCTGTTCCAAGTAGATTACCCGCTCCGCGAATTTCAAGATCACGCATTGATAAATTAAATCCTTCGCCAACATCTGTATATTCCTCAATAGCCTGCAAACGCTTAACTGCTTTTTTTGTAATTGAATTTAGAGACGGAACAAGAAAATATGCATACGCCTGCCTGTCGCTTCTCCCAACTCTTCCGCGGAGTTGATGAAGTTCCGCAAGACCAAAACGGTCCGCACGGTTAACAATGATTGTATTTACATTCGGTATATCAAGTCCGGACTCAATTATTTTTGTTGAGATAAGCATGTGATAATTTTTATTTAGAAAATTGTGAATCACTCTTTCTAGTTCAGATGGTTTCATCTGCCCGTGAGCAATACCGATTTTTATTTCCGGAATATATTTTTGAACATAGGCAGCAATTTTTTCAATTGATTGAACTCGGTCGTGAACAAAATATATTTGTCCGTTACGTTTAATTTCATTCAGAACCCACTCCCGTACCTTGTGAATATCGAACACATCAACCTTAGTATAGATTGACTGGCGGTTTGGCGGCGGAGTTGCAATGATTGAGAGATCGCGTGCGCCTAGCAGCGAAAGGTTTAGGGTCCGGGGTATCGGCGTTGCTGTCAATGTTAATGTATCAACATTAGCTTTTAGTGAACGCAATTTTTCTTTTGCCATCACGCCAAAACGATGCTCTTCATCAATGACAAGTAATCCCAAATCTTTGAAGAGAATATCTTTTGAAAGAAGCCGGTGAGTTCCAATTACCAAATCAACTTGCCCATTCTCAAGTTTTTTCGAAATTTCTTTTTGCTCTGCTTTTGTCTGAAACCGTGATAGAGCTTCAACTTTAACCGGAAATTGCGTGAGCCGATCTTTAAATGTGTTGTAATGTTGCTCAGCAAGAATTGTTGTGGGGACTAAAAGAGCGACTTGTTTTCCATCATTGATTGCTTTGAACGACGCGCGCACTGCAATTTCTGTTTTACCAAAACCGACATCACCGCATACCAAACGGTCCATCGGATTTTCACTTTCCATATCCCGTTTTACTTCTTCCGTTACTTTTGTTTGATCCGGAGTATCTTCATAAAAGAATGACGCTTCAAGTTCTTTCTGCCAAATTGAATCGGCACTGAATGAAAAGCCCTGTGCGGATTTTCGTTTTGCATAAAGTGTAATAAGCTCTTTTGCGGCTTCTTTTATTTTCGCTTTTACTTTTTTCTTTGTGGATTTCCACTCACCGCCTCCGAGAACTGTAAGTTTTGGCGGAGCATTATCTTGTGATGAGAATTTTTTTACAAGAGAGAGATAGTTCAGATTGACATAAACCACTCCGCCTTCAGCATATAAAATTTTGATTGACTCCTGTTCAACTTCACCAATTTTAATTGTTTCAAGACCGACGTACTGCCCAATTCCAAAATTTACGTGAACTACATAATCGCCTTTCTTAATTGACGCAAAATCTTTAACGCGTGATTTTTTATACTTCGCTTTCGAAGAAAGTTTTGTCCGGTACGGTTTGTTAAAAATTTGATAATCGGTTAATAAAACTATATTGCTGCTCTTTGCTATAAATCCATTCTTAACAGCAAGTTCTACAATTTTAATTTTGCCCGATTCAAAAAGTTCTGTAAGTGCTTTGTTATCCGGTGCATTAGCCGGTTTAAATTCCGAGAGCAGTTCATATAGACGTGAGCTTTGCAGTTCGTTTTCAACTGCAATAATCACTTGATAATTTTTGTTTGCGTATTCTTGAAGAAAATTATGGAGTAATTCAAAATTAGAATTAACCACCGGGGCTTCAGTTAAATGAAGTTCTATCCGTTCATCATATTGACCAATTGCATCTTCTATCAACCATCGCGCGTTTTTCTCGAATAATGATTCTAATAAATTATTCTTTCCTTCTTTTCTTTCTTCCTTCTTTCCTTCTTTTCTCTTTTCCCTTTCATCATTTTCGTAAAGCTCTTCTTTCAGATCTTCATCAATTTCTTCTTCGATTGTTTCTACTTCATCGGAGATTTTCTCTACAAAAAGATTTTGCAATTCATAATTGGAAGCGAAGACGAATGGATTGTCGAGATAATCAAAAATATCGCTTGAATTTTCTTCTTCGGATATAATTGAAGCTGCCACCGTAACCGACGTAAGTTTATCGAGCGAGCGCTGTGTTTCCGGATCGAAGTGCCGAATTGATTCAAGAAAATCACCGTCGTATTCAAGCCGGCATGGCTGCTTTTCGCTGTAAGACCATAAATCAATTATTGAGCCGCGCACTGCAAAATCGCCCGGATTTTCTACATACTTATCGCGGTTGTAATTAATTGTATTAAAGTAATCGATGAGGTCATCGTACGTTAAGTTGCCGCCGATTTCAATTTTTGTTGTGTTTTTATCTATCGCGTTCTTCGACGGTAATTTTATTTTCAACAGATCGTAAGTTGAGACCAATATAAAGTGTTGCCGTACATTTAAATCAGTTAGCTTTTCTTGTAATACTTCCGCACTCAAATCATCAATGCCAACAACAAGATTTTCAAAGCCAAGAATGCTCAATTCAACTTTTGTTTCATTTACGGATTGAATGCTCGGACACAAAAGGACTATCTGCTTCGCTTTTTCAGAAATTGATTTTATAAAAAGAGATCTTGATGAGCCGGCAAACGGCGAGACATAGATTTTTTCTCTTGGTGTTCCGGCAATAATTTTTGCTTTTAATTCATTAAGAGATTGAAGCGAATCAATAATAATTTCAGCAGGTGATTTCATTTTTTCTTTCTTTAAAATACAGTTATCCCTTTCTCTCTATCTCGCGAGGGAAAAGGTTTTTCGTAAAAACAACTAGCTAAACATAAAACCTTTCACTTCAAATTGCATACAAGAACTTACAGCAACGATAAAATCAAATTAATCTGGCGAATCAATTTGTTTCCGTTATCCCTACACCTTTCATAAATTTTATATTATTTTAGAAACGGATTTCCATCAACTAATTCTAGGAAATTATTTATGACACTTCTTAAAGCCCGCAATTTGAACGAGTTAAAATCAGAAGAATTAAAATGGACTTGCGATACCGATGTATTTGATTTTGAGAATACAAAAAATGTTAAACCGATCGAGGGAATAGTAGGACAGGAACGCGCGTTGAAAGCCTTACGGCTCGGTGTTGAATTGAAAAGCCCAGGCTACAATATTTTTATTACCGGTCTTTCAGGCACGGGTAAATTCACTGCAATAAAACAGATGCTGGAATCAATAACACCGGATTGTTCTAATCTTTATGATTACGCATATGTAAATAATTTTAAAGATGAAGACAGACCAATGCTGCTGCAGTTTCCAGCCGGACAGGCGAACAAATTCAAAAAAGATTTATCGCGCTCAATTAAATTTTTACAAGAAAAAATTCCGCAGTTGCTCTCCGCCGAGCCATTTGCGAAACAGAAGAAACAAATATTCTCTGAATTCGGCAAAATACAACAGAGGATGATGACGGAGTTCGAAGAAAAACTTAAAAAAGATAAATTCACTCTCGGTCAAGTTAAAGTGGGTGAACTTGCCCGTCCCGAAATCTTAGCTCTGGTTGATGAACAGCCCGTTTTTGTTCAACAGCTCGATGAACTAATTCACACGGAAAAAATCACAAAAGAAAAAGCAGAAGAGATTGTTACAAAATATGCTTCTTATCAGGATGAACTTCAGAGAGTTTTCAGAGAAAGTTTAAAACTCACACAGGACTTCCAAGAAAGAGTAGCAAAACTTGAGGGTGAGTTTGTTAATGAATTTATAGCACTCACACTTGAGGAATTGAAGAAGAAATATAAAATTCATTCCGTTAAGGATTATTTAGACCAGGTTCACGAAAGTATTCTTATTAATCTGGATGTATTTAAAGGACAGAAACCGGCTCGCGAGGAAGCCGACGGCGGAGTTATAATTGATTATCTGAAAGAGTACGAGCTCAATATCATACTCGATAATTCTCGTACAAAAAAATGTCCGGTAATTGTTGAAACATCGCCAACATATAATAACTTATTCGGAACAATTGAAAAGTATAGTGACGGAAAAGGCGGCTGGTACGCAGACTTCACAAAAATAAAAGCCGGTTCCTTACTTCGTGCGAACGGCGGATATATAATTATCAATGCTATGGACGCTTTTGGAGAACCGGGCGTTTGGAAAACTCTCAAACGCGTTTTACTATTTGGACAATTAGAAATCCAAGACGTTGCCAATCTTTATCAACTATCACCCAGCATATTAAAACCGGAACCGATTGACGTTGACACAAAAGTAATATTGATTGGAAACAGTTATATCTATTCAATGCTCTCTTCGTACGAAGATGACTTTAATAAAATTTTTAAGGTTAAAGCCGATTTTGATTATGAGATGAAACGTTCGGAATCTACTATGACCGAATACGCGATGGTCATTAAGAAATTAATTCAGATGGAAAAACTCTTAGAGTTCGATAAATCTGCAATAGCAAAAATTATTGAATATGGCGCTCGTTATGCAGGTGAGAAAAATAAACTGACTACTCGTTTTGCATACATCGCGGATCTAGTACGCGAAGCTTGTTTTTGGGCGCGCGACAACAAACAAAAAATGGTATCAAGTTTTCATGTTGATGAAGCATTCAATTCCTCAAAAGAACGGCACGGGCTTTATGAATCCAAACTTTCTGAAATGATTAATGATGGAACAATACTCATAGATACAGATGGAATGCGTGTGGGAACAATCAATGGACTCGCTGTTTACGAAAGCGGAAAATTTGCATTTGGAAAACCAACACGAATTACTGCGTCTGTTTCACTTGGTACCGGAAATATTATAAATGTTGAACGGGAATCCGGATTAAGCGGAAACACTCACAACAAAGGTGTGTTAATAATTTCCGGCTACTTCAGAGAAAATTTCGGTACACGCATTCCTCTTTCATTTACGGCAAGTTTGGTTTTTGAACAAGGATATGGAATGATTGACGGAGACAGCGCATCAATTACAGAAATCTGCGCTCTTCTTTCCGCCCTTTCCAATATTCCGCTCAAGCAATCTTTTGCAATTACGGGATCTGTAAATCAAAAAGGAGAAATTCAACCGATCGGTGGTGTGAATGAAAAGGTTGAAGGATTTTTCGATGTCTGCAAATCGAAAGGATTAACCGGTAAACAAGGCGTGGTAATTCCCGCACAGAATGTTAAAGATTTAATGCTCGATGATGAAGTGGTTGATGCGGTGAAAAAAAATAAATTCCATATCTATGCCGTAAGAAAAGTTGAAGAAGCTGTTGAAATATTAACAGGAATTCGCGCGGGCACAAAATTGAAGAATGGTAAGTATGAACCGAATACCGTCTTTGGCGAAGTTGAAAAAGAACTTACATCAATGAGAAAAAGATTACGTCCTGCCGAGAAGAAAAAAAATAATTCCAACGCAAAAGAAAACGGCGAGTCAAAATCACTCAAGAGTAAAAAGAAAAAATGATAACAAAATTCGCAAAGACGAAAATACTTGCTACCATTGGACCGGCGACGGATTCAATGGAAAAATTAGAAGCATTAATAGATGCCGGATGTAACGCGTTCAGACTTAATTTTTCTCACGGTAATCTGGAATATTTCGAAAAGGTTTTTAATTCTATAAATGAATTATGCATTTCAAAATCACTTCCAATTCCTATTCTTATTGATTTACAAGGACCTAAAATTAGAATCGGTGAGTTAGAAAAACCGGAGATAGAAATATTCGACGGAAACAAAATTGAAATAACAAATGAAAAAGTAATTGGAACGGCGCAAAAGATTTCTACTTCATATTTACCACTGCCGACGGATGCGGAAATAGGAGATAGAATTTTAATTGATGACGGTCTGATTAATTTAAAAGTTATTTCGAAAACCAAAACATCTGTAATATGCGAAGTAGTTAACGGCGGAATCTTAAAGCCCAAAAAGGGAATGAATCTTCCCGGTATGAAACTCAGTTCTCCATCCGTCACCGAACTAGATTTAGTCAATCTTGAATTCGCTTTGAAGCATCGTGTTGATTTTATTGCTCTCTCTTTCGTTAGAAACGCATCGGATATTTATGATTTGAGGAAGTGGTTAAAAGACCGCGGTTTCGATAAACCGATAATAGCAAAAATCGAAAAGCCGGAAGCAGTAACAAATTTTGAAAGTATTCTAATTGCCGCTGACGGAATAATGGTTGCAAGGGGCGATCTTGGTGTTGAGTTAAAACCATATGATGTTCCGATTATTCAAAAAAGAATTATTAAAAGATGTAACGAGTTAGGAAAACTTGTTATAACCGCGACTCAGATGCTTGAATCGATGGTGAGTAATCCCGTTCCGACCAGAGCCGAAGCATCCGATGTAGCGAATGCGGTTTGGGATGGAACCGATGTTGTAATGCTCAGTGCTGAAACATCCGTCGGAAAATTTCCAATGCAAGCTGTAAAATTAATGGGAGAAATAATTCTTAACGCCGAACGCGCTTACGAATTTGATAGAGAAATAAATTTTGCTCAACCCGAATTTATTGAGGCAAATCTATTCGATTCCATGAACAAAGGAATCTGTTCGATTTCCAAACAAATTAATGCAACGGCTATTGTTGCATTTACAGCTAAAGGGAATACTCCAAATAGTCTTTCGAAATTTAGACCGCACTCAATTATTATTGCCGTGTCGGATAGTTTTGATACAATGAATAAACTCTCTTTAAAATGGGGAGTGCTCTCTTTGTATTGTGAAGATATTAGCAACAGAAACATAGCCGCTGAGATTGTCCGCAAACAAATTCTTGAAGAAAAGATTGTTGCACCTGGCGATTTAGTTATATTTACAGAAGGCGGACTTAAGATTAAAAATGTACGTGAAAACTGGATTCGATTCGAAGTAATTTGATGGAATTTTTTGATTGGATGTGTTATGGATTTACAAACAGAAAAATATCATTCCGCACTTTGGTGGAAAGAAGCAGATAATGGAAAAATTCTTTGCACACTTTGCCCGCGTTATTGCACAATCGGTGAAGGACAAGCTGGTTTTTGTTTCATCCGCCAAAATATTGACGGCAAACTTTACTCAATCGGTTATGGCAAACCTACAGGATTTGCAATCGATCCGATTGAGAAGAAACCTCTTAACCATTTTCTGCCCGGTACAGAAATATTAAGTTTTGGAACTGCAGGCTGTAATCTCGGCTGCAAATTCTGTCAGAACTGGTCGATCTCTAAATCAAAATTGGATAGTGTCCGCTCACTCACTGCATCTCCTGAAGATGTTGTAGCCCTTGCTAAAAAACACAAAGTCCCTTCAATAGCTTACACATATAATGACCCGGTAATTTTTGGCGAGTACGTTATTGATATTTCAAAACTTGCTCGTGAAGAAGGAATTAAATCAGTAATGGTAACCGCCGGTTACATTGATAAAGAAGCTCGGAAAGATGTTTATAAATATATTGATGCCGCTAATGTTGATCTGAAAGCATTCTCAGAAAATTTTTATCACAAGTTAACTTTCTCACATCTCTCCGATGTTTTAGATACTCTAGTCTGGCTTAAAAACGAAACAAATGTATGGTTTGAAATAACCAATTTAATGATTCCCGGAGAAAACGATTCTGAAGAAGAAACTAAATTAATGTGCGAATGGATTCTAAATAATCTCGGAGATGAAGTTCCGATTCACTTCACAGCGTTCCATCCCGATTTTAAAATGATTGAAAAAAAAAATACTCCGGCGGCAACATTATTAAACGCAAGAAAGATCGCTTCAAATATCGGGATTAAATATTGTTATGTCGGAAACATTCATGATAAGAGAGCACAAACCACGTATTGCCAAAGTTGCGGGAAAGCTCTAATTACCCGGGATTGGCACTCAATATTAACCAATAATGTGACAGAGAATAGATGCCCCTACTGTAAAGCTCAAATTCCCGGTTTTTTTTAAAAAATAATTTGTTGAATGGTGGTAAATCTATATATTATAAACGCTATAATTGGGTAATTATGGCGAATGTCAAAAATAACAGCCAGGAGATTGTATGAAAAAATTATTATTGTCATTTATCCCTCTTTTACTTCTATTAATACTGTTCTCTTCAGTTTCTAACGCACAAGGCAAATTAGGCGTAATTGGAGCAATGTTCGATAAAAGAGAAGCGAATATCTTATTCGGTAAAGTTATCGGTTCGCTTACAATAAGCGTAGCTGATTTGCAAGCCGCACTTGATAAAGGAAAAGATTATATCTTAATAACTGTAAAAAATAACCAGGTTGTTATACGAAACGAAAAGAGGGACTTTTTATCCAGAGAACGTGTTGATATGGGTAGAGATGAAAAAATGTATATGTTCAGTAAAAGCATGATACGAGATTTATTAAAAGCTAAAAAAACGGGTAAGCATGGGACTTCTGAATTAGGTGCAAATACAATGAGTACTTCTGCAACTGCTTCAGACCTTATTACGGTAGAAGTACGAGCTTCTGTAATTTCGTTATCTTATGGTGATGCAACGCTTGAAAGAGCAATGGACTGTCCACCATGGTGTCCTAACGAATGACGACGGTTGACGTTTCGAAAGTACTGTTTTTTACAAGTATAATTGTCTGGCTCCTACCGCCGTTTAAACAATTTAAAGGAAAGTATTTCCTTTATTTTTTA is a genomic window containing:
- a CDS encoding CoB--CoM heterodisulfide reductase iron-sulfur subunit B family protein codes for the protein MKIGYYPGCSLSGTGKEYGISLSKVFSLLDVQLEELEDWSCCGATSAHATNHLLSVALPARNLIIAKNQKLSEVVAPCAACYNRLIVTQHDLETNPKLEKEISEVLGESVNNGISIINIVELFDRIGKNKIIEKRKNDLKGIKVACYYGCLLVRPFEITHFDDPERPSSMEAIISATGAETVDWNFKIECCGGAHSFAHKEIVVDLSKKIIDDARLHCADVIVVACPMCHSNLDMRQRAMKNHQEMPILYLTEFLGLALGIHPKELGIEMHFISSNTMLEKIGKE
- a CDS encoding 4Fe-4S dicluster domain-containing protein; this encodes MDHANSNTKTLSEKVKELTSQSPMICYQCGKCSAGCPVRDYMRESPNHVLRLVQLGFDEEALKSSTYWLCAGCLTCSSRCPQNFDLAKFMDAMRQIALKEGIEIGEKDTVKFHKVFLNQIKNHGKMFEFGLARDYKLTTQNFMQDVDVAPEMFIKGKISLFPHNVKDKKGIKKIFDNID
- a CDS encoding YbjQ family protein; this encodes MDHSLITTTFTLDGYRIVKQLGVVKGIVVRSRSVIGTIGAGLQTIFGGNITLFTELCEKTRSDAFELMVQHGQAIGANALLGVRYDATEVMGGVTEVLCYGTAVVVERI
- a CDS encoding DUF72 domain-containing protein, producing the protein MSRLKIGTCSWKYDSWRGIVYSHEPKINYLKEYSQHFNTVEIDQWFWSLHGINKVTLPKHDVVKAYRISVPNDFIFTIKIPNSISLTHLYKAEKSDSLIPNPHFLSHDLLSEFINIIKPMKDNLGPLMFQFEYLNKDKMKSQFEFQGLMREFVKQLPEGFDFSIEIRNPDYLNEDYFRFIREHKLGHVFLQGYFMPSIFDIYKRYKDYIKDYVIIRLHGTDRHGIENRSGGEWNKILDPKDKELEQVVLMVQELLERNVDVYLNVNNHYEGSAPLTIQKINFLLNNI
- a CDS encoding heme-binding domain-containing protein, yielding MRRMIFRTVFVVLVLAFIGIQYIEVDRTNPPVKADLEAPMEIKTIFRTSCYDCHSNQTKWPWYSKVAPISWMIIDDVNDGRKHLNFSEWGTLLSDKREELKKKIWEEISQDEMPLSKYVYLHPGASLEITQKNSLKKWLQSANY
- the mfd gene encoding transcription-repair coupling factor; translation: MKSPAEIIIDSLQSLNELKAKIIAGTPREKIYVSPFAGSSRSLFIKSISEKAKQIVLLCPSIQSVNETKVELSILGFENLVVGIDDLSAEVLQEKLTDLNVRQHFILVSTYDLLKIKLPSKNAIDKNTTKIEIGGNLTYDDLIDYFNTINYNRDKYVENPGDFAVRGSIIDLWSYSEKQPCRLEYDGDFLESIRHFDPETQRSLDKLTSVTVAASIISEEENSSDIFDYLDNPFVFASNYELQNLFVEKISDEVETIEEEIDEDLKEELYENDEREKRKEGKKEERKEGKNNLLESLFEKNARWLIEDAIGQYDERIELHLTEAPVVNSNFELLHNFLQEYANKNYQVIIAVENELQSSRLYELLSEFKPANAPDNKALTELFESGKIKIVELAVKNGFIAKSSNIVLLTDYQIFNKPYRTKLSSKAKYKKSRVKDFASIKKGDYVVHVNFGIGQYVGLETIKIGEVEQESIKILYAEGGVVYVNLNYLSLVKKFSSQDNAPPKLTVLGGGEWKSTKKKVKAKIKEAAKELITLYAKRKSAQGFSFSADSIWQKELEASFFYEDTPDQTKVTEEVKRDMESENPMDRLVCGDVGFGKTEIAVRASFKAINDGKQVALLVPTTILAEQHYNTFKDRLTQFPVKVEALSRFQTKAEQKEISKKLENGQVDLVIGTHRLLSKDILFKDLGLLVIDEEHRFGVMAKEKLRSLKANVDTLTLTATPIPRTLNLSLLGARDLSIIATPPPNRQSIYTKVDVFDIHKVREWVLNEIKRNGQIYFVHDRVQSIEKIAAYVQKYIPEIKIGIAHGQMKPSELERVIHNFLNKNYHMLISTKIIESGLDIPNVNTIIVNRADRFGLAELHQLRGRVGRSDRQAYAYFLVPSLNSITKKAVKRLQAIEEYTDVGEGFNLSMRDLEIRGAGNLLGTEQSGFIDSIGFDMYLKLLDEAVEELKQDEFKEVFKDLPRQVERSEPTIDTFFEIGIPKLFMPDQADRLSFYTALFSMIKIEELDEIKEEMIDRFGKLPPNIERLILAATLRFYASFALLERIIVQYNRIIIILPKNERENFYQNRFVPLLTYINSNYSKEIKFVQVKEVLKLEMNNKFNSPEAAMNFLIKFCKEVIEVIS
- a CDS encoding ATP-binding protein, with product MTLLKARNLNELKSEELKWTCDTDVFDFENTKNVKPIEGIVGQERALKALRLGVELKSPGYNIFITGLSGTGKFTAIKQMLESITPDCSNLYDYAYVNNFKDEDRPMLLQFPAGQANKFKKDLSRSIKFLQEKIPQLLSAEPFAKQKKQIFSEFGKIQQRMMTEFEEKLKKDKFTLGQVKVGELARPEILALVDEQPVFVQQLDELIHTEKITKEKAEEIVTKYASYQDELQRVFRESLKLTQDFQERVAKLEGEFVNEFIALTLEELKKKYKIHSVKDYLDQVHESILINLDVFKGQKPAREEADGGVIIDYLKEYELNIILDNSRTKKCPVIVETSPTYNNLFGTIEKYSDGKGGWYADFTKIKAGSLLRANGGYIIINAMDAFGEPGVWKTLKRVLLFGQLEIQDVANLYQLSPSILKPEPIDVDTKVILIGNSYIYSMLSSYEDDFNKIFKVKADFDYEMKRSESTMTEYAMVIKKLIQMEKLLEFDKSAIAKIIEYGARYAGEKNKLTTRFAYIADLVREACFWARDNKQKMVSSFHVDEAFNSSKERHGLYESKLSEMINDGTILIDTDGMRVGTINGLAVYESGKFAFGKPTRITASVSLGTGNIINVERESGLSGNTHNKGVLIISGYFRENFGTRIPLSFTASLVFEQGYGMIDGDSASITEICALLSALSNIPLKQSFAITGSVNQKGEIQPIGGVNEKVEGFFDVCKSKGLTGKQGVVIPAQNVKDLMLDDEVVDAVKKNKFHIYAVRKVEEAVEILTGIRAGTKLKNGKYEPNTVFGEVEKELTSMRKRLRPAEKKKNNSNAKENGESKSLKSKKKK